From a region of the Theobroma cacao cultivar B97-61/B2 chromosome 8, Criollo_cocoa_genome_V2, whole genome shotgun sequence genome:
- the LOC18592846 gene encoding glucuronoxylan 4-O-methyltransferase 3, producing the protein MRSKPQSALNTKLILICAFFLLFLLLVIITSSTFSKQQPSSSPISEETHISNSTTDPIQDPKPSESKPEPCPFTPLTPTCTKAPPSLANALVHYATTNITPQQTFKEISVSARVLEKKSPCNFLVFGLGHDSLMWTALNYGGRTVFMEEDKAWIEQIKQKLPTLESYHVEYDTKVHQADDLMETGMKEECKVVSDPRFSKCQLALKGFPSDIYDIEWDLIMVDAPTGFHDEAPGRMNAIYTAGLMARNREEGETDVFVHDVDRVVEDKFSKAFLCEGYLREQQGRLRHFTIPSHRARSGRPFCP; encoded by the coding sequence ATGAGGTCTAAACCTCAGTCTGCCTTGAACACCAAGCTCATCCTGATCTgtgctttctttcttcttttcctcctCCTGGTGATTATCACAAGCTCTACATTTTCCAAACAACAACCATCATCATCACCCATTTCAGAAGAAACCCACATATCAAACTCAACTACAGATCCCATTCAGGATCCAAAGCCAAGTGAATCAAAGCCAGAGCCTTGCCCATTCACACCCCTGACGCCAACATGCACGAAAGCCCCACCGTCTCTTGCCAATGCTCTCGTCCACTATGCAACCACCAACATCACCCCACAACAGACCTTCAAGGAAATCTCAGTCTCAGCAAGGGTTTTAGAGAAGAAATCACCCTGCAACTTCTTGGTCTTCGGCTTAGGCCATGACAGCCTCATGTGGACAGCTCTTAACTACGGCGGGCGTACAGTTTTCATGGAAGAAGACAAGGCATGGATCGAGCAGATCAAGCAAAAGCTTCCCACTTTGGAATCGTACCATGTTGAGTATGATACCAAAGTTCACCAAGCAGATGATCTGATGGAGACAGGAATGAAAGAGGAATGCAAAGTTGTGAGTGACCCTAGATTTTCCAAGTGTCAGCTCGCTCTCAAAGGGTTTCCAAGTGACATTTATGACATAGAGTGGGATCTGATCATGGTGGATGCCCCCACTGGGTTCCATGATGAAGCCCCTGGGAGAATGAATGCTATCTACACTGCCGGGTTGATGGCTAGGAACAGAGAAGAAGGAGAGACAGATGTttttgtgcatgatgtggATAGAGTTGTGGAGGATAAGTTCTCGAAAGCTTTTCTTTGTGAAGGATACTTGAGGGAACAACAGGGGAGGTTGAGGCATTTCACCATTCCTAGTCACAGAGCTCGCTCTGGTAGACCCTTCTGTccttag